A segment of the Desulfobulbaceae bacterium genome:
CCCGGATAACCGCCCCCCTGCTGGTCTTCGATTGCCACAGCACCAATTACCTCCAACAGACAGCGGCCAAGATCCCCTGGGAGACGCTTTTAACCGAGGATCAGACCTTTGCGATCACCGCCACGCTGTCAAACAGCAAGATCACCCACTCCCAGTACGCCGCCCTCTGCCTCAAAGACGTGATCGTCGATTATTTCCGGGACAGAACCGGTAAGCGACCGGACATTGACCGGAGATCGCCCGATGTCTGGTTTGATCTCCACATCGACCGCAATAAGGCGACCATCAGCCTCGACACCTCAGGGGGTTCGCTGCACCGAAGGGGATACCGGACAGAGAGTGTGGCAGCTCCGATGCAAGAGACCCTGGCCGCCGCGATCATCAAATTCAGCGACTGGAACGGGGAACGCCCCCTGATCGATCCCATGTGCGGGTCAGGCACCTTGCTGGGCGAAGCCTTGATTCATTATTGCCGAATTCCGGCGGCCAGTCTGCGGACCCGTTTCGGATTCATGGCCCTCCCTGACTTCGACGCCACCATCTGGGATAACGTCAAATCCGAAGCTGAGGCCCAGATCCGACCCCTGCCGCCAGGTTTACTTGTTG
Coding sequences within it:
- a CDS encoding class I SAM-dependent RNA methyltransferase, with translation MFTYQKTNRYFAQTADGLTELASHELASLGAEEIKPAFRGIYFNATAEVLYRINLITSLCTRITAPLLVFDCHSTNYLQQTAAKIPWETLLTEDQTFAITATLSNSKITHSQYAALCLKDVIVDYFRDRTGKRPDIDRRSPDVWFDLHIDRNKATISLDTSGGSLHRRGYRTESVAAPMQETLAAAIIKFSDWNGERPLIDPMCGSGTLLGEALIHYCRIPAASLRTRFGFMALPDFDATIWDNVKSEAEAQIRPLPPGLLVGSDINHEAAATARANLSTLPHGESISIKAKGFQSIDAIHNATIVCNPPYGVRMQKPGEATQLLDEFGSFLKHRCTGSTAFLYLGKRELLKSVGLRPSWKKPLSNGGLDGVLAKYEMY